A single Pseudomonas putida DNA region contains:
- the dsbA gene encoding thiol:disulfide interchange protein DsbA, producing the protein MRKLILSAALVAASVFGMTAVQAAEPATAGKEYIELSNPVPVSQPGKIEVVELFWYGCPHCYHFEPTINPWVDKLPKDVNFKRVPAMFGGPWDAHGQMFLTLEAMGVEHKVHAAVFDAIQNQHKRLTKPEEMAEFLATQGVDKDKFLATFNSFAIKGQVNQAKELAKKYEITGVPSMVVNGKYRFDLGTAGGPDGVLDVADQLIAKERAAK; encoded by the coding sequence ATGCGTAAACTGATTCTCAGCGCCGCGCTGGTCGCTGCCAGCGTCTTCGGTATGACTGCCGTCCAGGCTGCGGAGCCTGCCACCGCCGGCAAGGAATACATCGAGCTGAGCAACCCTGTTCCGGTGTCCCAGCCAGGCAAGATCGAAGTGGTCGAGCTGTTCTGGTACGGCTGCCCCCACTGCTACCACTTCGAGCCGACCATCAACCCGTGGGTCGACAAGCTGCCCAAGGACGTCAACTTCAAGCGCGTACCGGCCATGTTCGGCGGCCCATGGGACGCTCACGGCCAGATGTTCCTGACCCTCGAAGCCATGGGCGTCGAGCACAAGGTTCATGCCGCGGTCTTCGATGCCATCCAGAACCAGCACAAGCGCCTGACCAAGCCTGAAGAAATGGCCGAATTCCTCGCCACCCAAGGCGTCGACAAGGACAAGTTCCTCGCCACCTTCAACTCGTTCGCCATCAAGGGCCAGGTCAACCAGGCCAAGGAACTGGCGAAGAAGTACGAAATTACCGGCGTACCGAGCATGGTGGTCAACGGCAAGTACCGCTTCGACCTGGGCACCGCCGGCGGCCCGGATGGCGTGCTCGACGTCGCCGACCAACTGATCGCCAAGGAGCGCGCCGCTAAGTAA
- a CDS encoding c-type cytochrome: MNKLVVSLLLTLGVAGAATAAEPIKGDAAAGQAKTAVCGACHNPDGNSLAPNFPKLAGQGQRYLEKQLHDIKSGKRTVLEMTGMLANFSDQDLADIAAWFSSQKGSVGAADPKLVERGRALFNGGNLEKGMPACTGCHSPNGAGIALAGFPHLGGQHSQYVTKQLTDFREGNRTNDGDAMTMRTIAGKLSNHEIEALASYIQGLH; this comes from the coding sequence ATGAACAAACTAGTCGTGAGTCTGCTGTTGACCCTGGGTGTCGCAGGTGCGGCCACTGCTGCAGAACCCATCAAAGGCGATGCCGCCGCTGGCCAGGCCAAGACAGCCGTCTGTGGTGCCTGCCACAACCCGGACGGCAACAGCCTGGCGCCGAACTTCCCGAAACTGGCCGGCCAGGGCCAGCGCTATCTGGAAAAACAACTGCACGACATCAAGTCGGGCAAGCGTACCGTGCTGGAAATGACCGGCATGCTGGCCAACTTCAGCGACCAGGACCTGGCCGACATCGCTGCCTGGTTCTCCAGCCAGAAGGGCAGCGTCGGAGCCGCCGATCCCAAGCTGGTCGAGCGCGGCCGTGCGCTGTTCAATGGCGGCAACCTGGAAAAAGGCATGCCCGCCTGTACCGGCTGCCACTCGCCCAACGGTGCAGGTATCGCCCTCGCCGGCTTCCCGCACCTGGGCGGCCAGCATTCGCAGTACGTGACCAAACAACTCACCGACTTCCGTGAGGGCAACCGCACCAACGACGGCGATGCGATGACCATGCGCACCATCGCCGGCAAGCTGAGCAACCACGAGATCGAAGCCCTGGCCAGCTACATCCAGGGCCTGCATTAA
- a CDS encoding c-type cytochrome, whose protein sequence is MAKWLLAVGMFLPFFSAQATQDPEALYNRTCAACHAGQLPQAPKKGDPAAWEPRLAQGMEQLVVHVTQGFKAMPPRGLCMDCSAEDYRLVILWMSGSPDT, encoded by the coding sequence ATGGCGAAATGGCTGCTAGCTGTCGGTATGTTCCTGCCGTTTTTCAGCGCACAGGCTACACAGGATCCCGAGGCGTTGTACAACCGCACGTGTGCGGCCTGTCACGCCGGGCAGTTGCCACAGGCACCCAAGAAGGGTGACCCGGCAGCTTGGGAGCCAAGGCTGGCGCAAGGCATGGAGCAACTGGTGGTGCATGTTACCCAGGGTTTCAAGGCTATGCCGCCGCGTGGATTGTGCATGGACTGCAGTGCCGAGGACTACCGTTTGGTCATCCTTTGGATGAGCGGCAGTCCCGATACATAA
- the yihA gene encoding ribosome biogenesis GTP-binding protein YihA/YsxC has translation MQVKNPILGLCQKAKFALSAAKVEQCPDDQGYEVAFAGRSNAGKSSALNTLTHASLARTSKTPGRTQLLNFFSLDDERRLVDLPGYGYAKVPIPLKQHWQKHLEAYLGSRECLRGVILMMDTRHPMTDFDKMMLDWAKASGMPMHILLTKADKLTHGAGKNTLLKVQSEIRKGWGDGVTIQLFSAPKRLGLEEAYRVLADWMELEDKPAV, from the coding sequence ATGCAAGTCAAGAACCCCATCCTCGGCCTCTGCCAGAAAGCCAAATTCGCCCTCAGCGCTGCCAAGGTCGAACAATGCCCGGACGACCAGGGTTACGAGGTGGCTTTCGCCGGCCGTTCCAACGCCGGCAAATCCAGCGCCCTCAATACCCTGACTCATGCCAGCCTGGCGCGTACCTCGAAAACTCCAGGGCGCACCCAGCTGTTGAATTTCTTCAGTCTGGACGATGAACGGCGTTTGGTCGACCTGCCGGGCTACGGATATGCAAAAGTCCCGATTCCGCTCAAGCAGCATTGGCAGAAGCACCTGGAGGCGTACCTCGGCAGCCGCGAGTGCCTGCGCGGGGTGATCCTGATGATGGATACCCGCCACCCGATGACCGATTTCGACAAGATGATGCTCGACTGGGCCAAGGCCAGCGGCATGCCGATGCACATCCTGCTGACCAAGGCTGACAAGCTGACCCACGGCGCCGGCAAGAACACCCTGCTCAAGGTGCAGTCGGAAATCCGCAAGGGCTGGGGCGATGGCGTGACCATCCAGCTGTTCTCGGCGCCCAAACGCCTGGGCCTGGAAGAAGCCTACCGGGTGCTGGCGGACTGGATGGAGCTGGAAGACAAGCCAGCTGTCTGA
- the polA gene encoding DNA polymerase I, translated as MSQAPLVLVDGSSYLYRAFHALPPLTTSKGMPTGAVKGVLNMLKSLRKQYPDSLFAVVFDAKGGTFRDAMFAEYKANRPSMPDDLRVQVEPLHASVRALGYPLLCVEGVEADDVIGTLARSSAAQGRAVIISTGDKDMAQLVDGHVTLVNTMTGSVLDIAGVHEKFGVGPEHIIDFLALMGDKVDNIPGVPGVGEKTAVGLLTGIGGGLSDLYANLDKVPGLAIRGAKTLPAKLEEHRDAAFLSYELATIKCDVPLDVEVEALVCGEPDREALLALYTEMEFKSWIADVQRDAAKAGDAVTAVEEPAAKVEPKYETILDQARFDAWLQKLRQAPLFAFDTETTSLDAQQAQLVGLSFAVEPNEAAYVPLAHDYEGAPTQLDREAVLLALKPLLEDPAKAKVGQNAKYDINILANNSPAIEMRGVAYDTMLESYVLNSTATRHDMDSLALKYLDHATIAFEDIAGKGAKQLTFNQINLDKAGPYAAEDADITLRLHHALQARLAQTPSVQTVLMDIEMPLVPVLAKIERQGALVDAALLQVQSGELGVKMAELEQRAYALAGEEFNLGSPKQLGAILYDKLGMPVLSKTAKGQPSTAEAVLDELAEQGYPLPEVLMQYRSLSKLKSTYTDKLPGQINPRTGRIHTSYQQAVAATGRLSSSDPNLQNIPIRTAEGRRIRQAFVASPGYKLLAADYSQIELRIMAHLAKDEGLLHAFRNDLDVHRATAAEVFGVALEEVTTDQRRSAKAINFGLIYGMSAFGLAKQIGVDRKQSQDYIDRYFARYPGVLAYMERTRAQAAEQGFVETLFGRRLYLPDINAKNPALRKGAERTAINAPMQGTAADIIKRAMVNVDNWLNESGLDARVILQVHDELVLEVREDLVDQVKDEIRTHMSNAAQLDVPLVVEAGVGSNWDEAH; from the coding sequence ATGAGCCAAGCGCCCCTCGTCCTGGTGGACGGTTCCTCCTACCTCTACCGCGCCTTCCATGCGCTGCCGCCGCTGACCACTTCCAAGGGCATGCCGACCGGCGCGGTCAAGGGTGTGCTGAACATGCTCAAGAGCCTGCGCAAGCAATACCCCGACAGCCTGTTCGCCGTGGTCTTCGACGCCAAGGGCGGGACCTTCCGGGATGCCATGTTCGCCGAGTACAAGGCCAACCGCCCGAGCATGCCCGATGACTTGCGGGTGCAGGTCGAGCCATTGCACGCCAGCGTGCGGGCGCTGGGTTACCCGCTGCTGTGTGTCGAAGGCGTCGAGGCCGATGACGTGATCGGTACCCTGGCGCGCAGCAGCGCGGCGCAGGGGCGCGCGGTGATCATCTCGACCGGCGACAAGGACATGGCGCAGTTGGTGGACGGCCACGTGACCCTGGTCAACACCATGACCGGCAGTGTGCTGGACATCGCTGGCGTGCATGAGAAATTCGGCGTCGGCCCTGAGCACATCATCGACTTCCTCGCCCTGATGGGCGACAAGGTCGACAACATCCCGGGCGTGCCTGGCGTGGGTGAAAAGACCGCTGTCGGCCTGCTGACCGGCATCGGCGGTGGCCTGAGCGACCTGTACGCCAACCTCGACAAGGTACCGGGCCTGGCCATCCGTGGCGCCAAGACCCTGCCCGCCAAGCTCGAAGAGCACCGCGACGCTGCGTTCCTGTCCTATGAGCTGGCCACCATCAAGTGCGATGTGCCGCTGGATGTGGAAGTAGAAGCGTTGGTCTGCGGCGAGCCTGACCGCGAGGCGCTGCTGGCGCTGTACACCGAGATGGAGTTCAAGAGCTGGATTGCCGATGTGCAGCGCGATGCGGCCAAGGCCGGCGATGCCGTTACGGCGGTCGAAGAACCGGCCGCCAAGGTCGAGCCCAAGTACGAGACCATCCTCGACCAGGCGCGCTTCGACGCCTGGCTGCAGAAGCTGCGCCAGGCGCCACTGTTTGCTTTCGACACCGAGACCACCAGCCTGGACGCCCAGCAGGCGCAGCTGGTTGGCCTGTCATTCGCAGTCGAGCCCAATGAAGCTGCCTATGTGCCGCTGGCCCACGACTACGAAGGCGCCCCCACCCAGCTGGACCGTGAGGCTGTGCTGCTGGCGCTGAAACCACTGCTGGAAGACCCGGCCAAGGCCAAGGTTGGGCAGAACGCCAAGTACGACATCAACATCCTCGCCAACAACTCGCCGGCCATCGAGATGCGTGGCGTCGCTTACGACACCATGCTCGAGTCGTACGTGCTCAATTCCACCGCCACCCGTCACGACATGGACAGCCTGGCGCTGAAATACCTCGACCACGCCACCATCGCCTTCGAGGACATCGCTGGCAAGGGCGCCAAGCAGCTGACGTTCAACCAGATCAACCTGGACAAGGCCGGCCCTTACGCCGCCGAGGACGCCGACATCACCCTGCGCCTGCACCACGCACTGCAGGCGCGCCTGGCGCAGACGCCGAGTGTGCAGACGGTGCTGATGGACATCGAAATGCCGCTGGTGCCGGTGCTGGCCAAGATCGAGCGCCAGGGCGCGTTGGTCGATGCAGCGTTGCTGCAAGTGCAAAGCGGCGAGCTGGGCGTGAAGATGGCCGAGCTGGAGCAGCGCGCCTACGCGCTGGCCGGCGAGGAGTTCAACCTCGGCTCACCCAAGCAGTTGGGGGCGATTCTGTATGACAAACTGGGCATGCCGGTACTGAGCAAGACTGCCAAGGGCCAGCCATCCACCGCCGAGGCAGTGCTCGACGAACTCGCCGAGCAAGGTTACCCGCTGCCCGAGGTGCTGATGCAGTACCGCAGCCTCAGCAAGCTCAAGAGTACCTACACCGACAAGCTGCCCGGGCAGATCAACCCGCGTACCGGGCGTATCCACACTTCCTACCAACAAGCCGTGGCTGCCACCGGTCGCCTGTCGTCGAGCGACCCGAACCTGCAGAACATTCCGATCCGCACCGCCGAGGGCCGGCGCATTCGCCAGGCCTTCGTTGCCAGCCCCGGCTACAAGCTGCTGGCGGCGGACTATTCGCAGATCGAACTGCGCATCATGGCCCACCTGGCCAAGGACGAAGGGCTGCTGCACGCCTTCCGCAATGATCTGGACGTGCACCGAGCCACTGCTGCGGAAGTGTTCGGCGTGGCGCTGGAAGAGGTCACCACCGACCAGCGTCGCAGCGCCAAGGCGATCAACTTCGGCCTGATCTACGGCATGAGTGCGTTCGGCCTGGCCAAGCAGATTGGCGTCGACCGCAAACAGTCGCAGGACTACATCGACCGCTACTTCGCCCGCTACCCGGGCGTACTGGCCTACATGGAGCGCACCCGCGCCCAGGCCGCGGAGCAAGGCTTCGTCGAAACCTTGTTCGGCCGCCGGCTGTACCTGCCGGACATCAACGCCAAGAACCCGGCCCTGCGTAAGGGCGCCGAGCGCACCGCGATCAATGCGCCGATGCAAGGCACTGCCGCAGATATCATCAAGCGCGCCATGGTCAACGTCGACAACTGGCTGAACGAAAGCGGCCTGGACGCGCGCGTGATCCTGCAAGTACACGACGAACTGGTGCTGGAAGTGCGTGAGGACCTGGTGGACCAGGTGAAAGATGAAATTCGCACGCACATGAGCAACGCCGCGCAGCTGGATGTTCCGCTGGTGGTCGAAGCAGGTGTTGGTTCGAATTGGGACGAAGCTCACTGA
- a CDS encoding DUF2782 domain-containing protein encodes MRTLNRLLLLGLLATMPVVTLAAEDAPSADPEVTIRTEGDKTIQEYRQNGFLYAIKITPKNGKPYFLVRADGTDANFIRSDQPDMLIPSWKIFEW; translated from the coding sequence ATGCGTACACTCAATCGCCTGTTACTGCTCGGCCTGTTGGCAACCATGCCGGTCGTCACCCTGGCGGCGGAAGACGCCCCCTCGGCCGATCCCGAGGTGACCATTCGCACGGAAGGCGACAAAACCATCCAGGAATACCGGCAGAACGGCTTCCTGTATGCGATCAAGATCACGCCGAAAAACGGCAAGCCGTATTTCCTGGTCCGCGCCGATGGCACTGATGCCAATTTCATTCGTTCCGACCAACCGGACATGCTGATCCCGTCCTGGAAGATCTTCGAGTGGTAA
- a CDS encoding homoserine kinase, with protein MSVFTPVTRPELETFLAPYELGRLLDFQGIAAGTENSNFFVSLERGEFVLTLVERGPVEDMPFFIELLDVLHGADMPVPYALRDRDGNALRELCGKPALLQPRLSGKHIKAPNAQHCAQVGELLAHIHLATRERIIERRTDRGLDWMLASGAELLPRLSTEQAALLQPALDEITAHKAQILALPRANLHADLFRDNVMFEGTHLTGVIDFYNACSGPMLYDIAITVNDWCLDEHGAIDVPRAQALLAAYAALRPFTAAEAERWPEMLRVGCVRFWLSRLIAAESFAGMDVMIHDPSEFEVRLAQRQQVALHLPFAL; from the coding sequence ATGTCAGTCTTCACCCCCGTGACCCGGCCTGAGCTGGAAACCTTTCTGGCGCCGTACGAGCTGGGCCGTCTGCTCGACTTCCAGGGCATTGCCGCCGGTACCGAAAACAGCAACTTCTTCGTCAGCCTCGAACGGGGGGAGTTCGTCCTGACGCTGGTCGAGCGCGGCCCGGTCGAGGACATGCCGTTCTTCATCGAACTGCTCGACGTGCTGCACGGTGCCGACATGCCGGTGCCCTATGCACTGCGCGACCGTGACGGCAACGCCCTGCGCGAGCTGTGCGGCAAGCCGGCACTGCTGCAGCCACGGTTGTCGGGCAAGCACATCAAGGCGCCGAACGCTCAGCACTGCGCCCAGGTTGGCGAGCTGCTGGCGCACATTCACCTGGCCACCCGCGAGCGCATCATCGAGCGCCGCACCGACCGTGGCCTGGACTGGATGCTGGCATCGGGTGCCGAACTGCTGCCACGCCTGAGCACCGAGCAGGCGGCACTGCTGCAGCCTGCGCTGGACGAGATCACCGCGCACAAGGCGCAGATCCTGGCCTTGCCACGGGCCAACCTGCATGCCGACCTGTTCCGCGACAACGTGATGTTCGAAGGTACCCACCTGACCGGTGTCATCGACTTCTACAACGCCTGTTCCGGGCCGATGCTGTATGACATCGCCATCACCGTGAACGACTGGTGCCTGGATGAACACGGTGCGATCGATGTGCCACGGGCCCAGGCGCTGCTGGCGGCTTACGCGGCGCTGCGGCCGTTTACCGCTGCCGAAGCCGAGCGGTGGCCGGAGATGTTGCGCGTAGGCTGCGTGCGCTTCTGGCTTTCGCGCCTGATTGCCGCAGAATCGTTTGCCGGGATGGACGTGATGATCCATGACCCGAGCGAGTTCGAGGTGCGCCTGGCGCAGCGCCAGCAAGTAGCCCTGCACCTGCCGTTCGCCCTCTGA
- a CDS encoding zinc ABC transporter substrate-binding protein, translated as METLLCYLFLTSRVFIVSRFLVLFVAFIACSAQADVRVLTSIKPLQQIAAAVQDGVGNPDVLLPPGASPHHYALRPSDVRKVGDADLLYWIGPDMENFLPRVLGSRSKPTVAVQSLAGMKLRHFGEDSHSHEEADQDDHDHDHRPGSLDAHLWLSSVNARVIAAKMAADLAAADPANAARYQSNLKAFTERLDALDARLKARVAGIAGKPYFVFHEAFDYFESAYGLQHTGVFSVASEVQPGAQHVAAMRKRLQEVGKTCVFSEPPLRPRLAETLTAGLPVRLAELDALGGTDPVDAKGYERLLEKLGGDLAGCLEQL; from the coding sequence ATGGAGACGTTATTATGTTACCTGTTTCTGACGAGTCGAGTATTCATCGTGTCCCGATTCCTTGTGCTTTTTGTCGCTTTCATCGCCTGCTCGGCACAGGCCGACGTGCGTGTGCTGACCAGTATCAAACCCCTGCAGCAGATAGCAGCCGCCGTGCAGGATGGGGTGGGCAACCCGGACGTGCTGTTGCCGCCGGGTGCTTCGCCGCATCACTACGCCCTGCGCCCCTCCGATGTACGCAAGGTGGGCGATGCCGACCTGCTGTACTGGATCGGCCCGGACATGGAGAACTTCCTGCCTCGGGTGCTGGGCAGCCGCAGCAAACCGACGGTGGCCGTGCAGTCGCTGGCGGGCATGAAGCTGCGTCACTTTGGCGAAGACAGCCATTCCCATGAGGAGGCGGACCAGGACGACCACGACCATGATCACCGCCCGGGCAGCCTGGATGCGCACCTGTGGCTGTCGTCGGTCAACGCCCGTGTGATCGCGGCGAAGATGGCGGCTGACCTGGCGGCGGCCGACCCGGCCAATGCTGCGCGCTACCAGAGCAACCTGAAGGCCTTTACCGAGCGCCTGGATGCTCTGGATGCGCGGCTCAAGGCGCGGGTGGCCGGTATCGCTGGCAAGCCCTACTTCGTATTCCATGAAGCGTTCGATTACTTCGAGTCGGCCTATGGCCTGCAGCACACGGGCGTGTTCAGTGTGGCCTCCGAGGTGCAGCCGGGCGCGCAGCATGTGGCCGCGATGCGCAAGCGCCTGCAGGAAGTGGGCAAGACCTGTGTGTTCAGCGAGCCGCCGCTGCGGCCGCGCCTGGCCGAGACGTTGACGGCCGGGCTGCCGGTGCGTCTGGCCGAACTGGATGCCCTGGGTGGCACCGACCCGGTGGATGCCAAGGGCTACGAGCGACTGCTCGAGAAGCTCGGTGGTGACCTTGCAGGTTGCCTGGAACAGCTCTAA
- the zur gene encoding zinc uptake transcriptional repressor Zur has product MSITPLAHRPHDHSHCVHSALSEADALCTRQGLRLTALRRRVLELVWQSHKPLGAYDILAVLSEQDGRRAAPPTVYRALDFLLENGLVHRIASLNAFIGCSHPEHAHQGQFLICRVCHVAIELEQDSISDAIINSANGVGFSVETQTVEIVGLCANCRSAA; this is encoded by the coding sequence ATGTCCATCACGCCGCTGGCTCACCGTCCCCACGATCATTCCCATTGCGTGCACAGCGCCTTGTCCGAAGCCGATGCCCTGTGCACGCGCCAGGGCCTGCGCCTGACCGCACTGCGCCGGCGTGTGCTGGAGCTGGTGTGGCAGAGCCACAAGCCGCTGGGCGCCTACGACATCCTTGCCGTGCTCAGCGAGCAAGATGGCCGCCGCGCCGCGCCGCCGACCGTGTACCGCGCCCTGGACTTCCTCCTGGAAAACGGCCTGGTACACCGCATCGCCTCGCTCAACGCCTTCATCGGCTGCAGCCACCCGGAGCACGCGCACCAAGGCCAGTTCCTGATCTGCCGCGTCTGCCATGTGGCCATCGAGCTGGAGCAGGACAGCATCAGCGACGCCATCATCAACAGCGCCAATGGCGTGGGCTTCAGCGTCGAAACCCAGACGGTGGAAATCGTCGGCCTCTGCGCCAACTGCCGGAGCGCGGCATGA
- the znuC gene encoding zinc ABC transporter ATP-binding protein ZnuC, producing MSDALIRLEQVGVSFGGEAVLDNIDLSVAPGQIVTLIGPNGAGKTTLVRAVLGLLKPHRGKVWRKPKLRIGYMPQKIQVDATLPLSVLRFLRLVPGVDRAAALSALQEVGAEQVIDSPIQTISGGEMQRVLLARALLREPQLLVLDEPVQGVDVVGQTELYNLITRLRDRHGCGVLMVSHDLHLVMSATDQVVCLNRHVCCSGHPEQVSNDPAFVELFGQNAPSLAVYHHHHDHSHDLHGSVVAPGAHVHGEHCKHG from the coding sequence ATGAGCGACGCCCTGATCCGCCTCGAGCAGGTCGGCGTCAGCTTTGGCGGCGAGGCCGTGCTCGACAACATCGACCTGTCGGTAGCACCCGGCCAGATCGTTACCCTGATCGGCCCCAACGGCGCCGGCAAGACCACCCTGGTGCGCGCCGTGCTCGGGCTGCTCAAGCCGCACCGCGGCAAGGTCTGGCGCAAGCCGAAGCTGCGTATCGGCTACATGCCGCAAAAGATCCAGGTGGACGCCACGCTGCCACTTTCGGTATTGCGCTTCTTGCGTCTGGTACCCGGGGTAGACCGTGCGGCAGCCTTGTCGGCACTGCAGGAAGTTGGTGCTGAACAGGTCATCGACAGCCCGATCCAGACCATTTCCGGCGGCGAGATGCAGCGCGTGCTGCTGGCCCGGGCGCTGCTGCGCGAGCCACAGCTGCTGGTACTCGACGAGCCGGTGCAGGGCGTCGACGTAGTCGGCCAGACCGAGCTGTACAACCTGATCACACGCCTGCGCGACCGCCACGGCTGCGGCGTGCTGATGGTCTCCCACGACCTGCACCTGGTGATGAGCGCCACCGACCAGGTGGTCTGCCTGAACCGCCACGTGTGCTGCTCGGGTCACCCCGAGCAAGTCAGTAACGACCCCGCCTTTGTCGAACTGTTCGGCCAGAACGCCCCAAGCCTGGCCGTCTATCACCACCATCACGACCACAGCCACGACCTGCACGGCTCGGTCGTCGCCCCTGGCGCCCATGTTCACGGAGAGCACTGCAAGCATGGCTGA
- the znuB gene encoding zinc ABC transporter permease subunit ZnuB, whose amino-acid sequence MADFLLYALLAGLSLAVVAGPLGSFVVWRRMAYFGDTLSHAALLGVAMGFVLDVSPALAVTVGCLLLAILLVTLQQRQPLASDTLLGILAPSTLSLGLVVLSFMHDVRIDLMAYLFGDLLAISTTDLAWILGGSALVLLLLAALWRPLLAITVHEELAMVEGLPVAGLRMALMLLIAVVIAVAMKIVGVLLITSLLIIPAAAAQRHARSPEQMALAATLIGITSVCGGLAMSWFKDTPAGPSIVVCAAVLFLLSLALPKR is encoded by the coding sequence ATGGCTGATTTTCTTCTTTACGCCTTGCTTGCGGGTTTGTCCCTGGCAGTGGTCGCGGGCCCGCTCGGCTCGTTCGTGGTGTGGCGGCGCATGGCCTACTTCGGCGATACCCTGTCCCATGCCGCGCTGCTGGGCGTGGCCATGGGCTTCGTGCTGGATGTGAGCCCGGCCCTGGCGGTGACCGTGGGCTGTCTGCTGCTGGCAATCCTGCTGGTGACCTTGCAGCAACGCCAGCCATTGGCCTCCGACACCCTGCTCGGCATCCTCGCCCCCAGCACCCTGTCGCTGGGCCTGGTGGTGCTGAGCTTCATGCATGACGTGCGTATCGACCTGATGGCCTACCTGTTCGGCGACCTGCTGGCCATTAGCACTACCGACCTGGCCTGGATCCTCGGCGGTAGCGCGCTGGTCCTGCTGCTGCTCGCCGCGCTGTGGCGGCCGTTGCTGGCCATCACCGTGCACGAAGAACTGGCCATGGTCGAGGGGCTGCCCGTGGCCGGCCTGCGCATGGCGCTGATGTTGCTGATCGCCGTGGTGATCGCCGTGGCCATGAAGATCGTCGGTGTATTGCTGATCACCTCGCTGCTGATCATTCCCGCCGCCGCCGCGCAGCGTCACGCCCGCTCGCCAGAGCAGATGGCGCTGGCCGCAACGCTGATCGGCATTACCTCGGTGTGCGGTGGCCTGGCCATGTCCTGGTTCAAGGACACCCCGGCCGGGCCATCGATCGTGGTCTGCGCGGCGGTGCTATTCTTGCTGAGCCTGGCCCTGCCAAAACGTTGA
- a CDS encoding PA5502 family lipoprotein has translation MKPFASRYLLVAAFSLFLAACSSAPVEQADAPAQADAWQQLQQSIASNELATAEDQLAALQAQSPDDARLEQNQRQLAEAYLKRSQIVLQKGDVNAAATALARARALMPQAPAVTGGDAVTQARKAELEKAEAALKAAEAKPQARVIDPTAPSTVIALKTTDIRAMRRQLDEIAKDVVNYQCEVVFQVPRTQDAPWLKNLLEKRVHKLDSGFELKQKHEIQRSMPAQVVLVPHQR, from the coding sequence ATGAAGCCGTTCGCATCTCGTTATCTGCTTGTTGCCGCGTTTTCCCTGTTCCTGGCCGCGTGTTCCAGCGCGCCAGTCGAGCAGGCCGATGCACCTGCCCAAGCCGATGCCTGGCAGCAGCTGCAACAGAGTATCGCCAGCAACGAGCTGGCCACCGCCGAAGACCAGCTGGCGGCGCTGCAGGCGCAGTCGCCTGATGATGCTCGCCTGGAGCAAAACCAGCGCCAGCTGGCCGAGGCCTATCTGAAACGTAGCCAGATCGTGCTGCAGAAGGGCGACGTCAATGCTGCCGCCACCGCTCTGGCACGGGCCCGGGCGTTGATGCCACAGGCACCGGCAGTGACCGGCGGCGATGCCGTGACCCAGGCGCGCAAGGCCGAGCTGGAGAAGGCAGAAGCGGCCTTGAAGGCTGCCGAGGCCAAGCCACAGGCGCGCGTGATCGACCCGACGGCGCCGAGCACCGTGATTGCACTGAAGACCACCGACATTCGGGCGATGCGCCGCCAGCTCGACGAAATTGCCAAGGACGTGGTCAATTACCAGTGTGAGGTGGTGTTCCAGGTGCCGCGCACTCAGGATGCGCCTTGGCTCAAGAACCTGCTGGAGAAGCGCGTGCACAAGCTCGACAGCGGCTTCGAGCTGAAACAGAAGCATGAGATCCAGCGGTCGATGCCGGCGCAGGTGGTGCTGGTCCCGCATCAGCGTTGA